One window of the Methanocaldococcus vulcanius M7 genome contains the following:
- the amrS gene encoding AmmeMemoRadiSam system radical SAM enzyme, translating into MREAMFYEVIDENKVRCNICPRHCIIKNGERGFCWNKENINEVLYAVGYGKVCSLAIDPIEKKPLFHFYPTSRVLSLAIGGCNFRCLHCQNWSISQFPPDKIPHRETTPEEIVDLTLKYECPGLAYTYTEPTVYYEFMYDTASIAREEGLFNVMITNGYIEKDPLKALPIDGMNIDIKGNAEFYKKICKATLDPVLETCKLAKKLGIWVEITNLVVPGYNDNLDDLLFIIHFVRDELGKETPLHFSRFHPDYKLTNVPPTPIKTLEIARNLAIEEGLKYVYIGNVPGHDGENTYCPNCGALLIKRDIFDTQIIELDIATGRCKVCGEKIDGVF; encoded by the coding sequence ATGAGAGAAGCAATGTTTTATGAAGTTATCGATGAAAATAAGGTTAGATGTAATATCTGCCCAAGGCATTGTATTATAAAAAATGGAGAAAGGGGGTTCTGCTGGAATAAAGAGAATATAAATGAGGTATTATATGCTGTTGGATATGGAAAGGTCTGTTCATTGGCAATAGACCCCATAGAAAAAAAGCCCCTATTTCATTTCTATCCAACAAGTCGTGTTTTATCATTAGCAATTGGTGGCTGTAATTTTAGATGCTTGCACTGTCAAAATTGGAGTATATCACAATTTCCACCAGATAAGATCCCACATAGAGAAACCACTCCCGAAGAGATCGTAGATCTTACCCTAAAATATGAATGTCCTGGTTTAGCATACACTTACACAGAACCAACGGTTTACTATGAATTTATGTACGATACTGCAAGTATAGCAAGAGAGGAAGGATTATTTAATGTTATGATCACTAACGGATATATTGAAAAAGATCCATTAAAAGCTCTCCCTATAGATGGAATGAATATCGACATTAAAGGAAATGCTGAATTCTATAAAAAGATATGCAAAGCCACATTAGATCCTGTCTTAGAAACATGCAAGTTGGCAAAAAAATTGGGAATTTGGGTAGAAATAACCAATTTGGTAGTTCCGGGTTATAATGATAACTTAGATGATTTATTATTTATTATACATTTTGTAAGAGATGAATTAGGAAAAGAAACTCCTCTTCACTTTTCAAGATTTCATCCCGATTATAAATTAACCAACGTTCCCCCAACCCCTATAAAAACCTTAGAGATAGCGAGAAATTTAGCTATCGAGGAGGGGTTAAAATACGTTTACATAGGTAATGTTCCCGGGCATGATGGGGAAAATACCTACTGCCCAAACTGTGGGGCTTTGCTGATAAAGAGAGATATATTTGACACTCAAATTATAGAGTTAGATATTGCTACTGGAAGATGCAAGGTGTGTGGTGAAAAGATCGATGGGGTATTCTAA
- a CDS encoding M24 family metallopeptidase, whose product MNNRISRFLKYMENEGIKKVVVLKKENINYFLGKYFTSFSALVFEDQAYLYVGNLDKDYAEELFNFLEVREFKSWRDLFNGCDGVEEYLPITYLKYLKKDYKIISKKIKEMRMIKDSEEVKNIEKAAKISDKAIEWIYKNLDEVRKMTEIDVVAEIEYIMKKHGSIKPAFDSIVISGRKTSFPHALPTNDRINDILLVDIGAVYNGYCSDITRTFLLENKNTEYKNRDSNLNIEKTYELVYEAKRYAEEHLKDGISARSLDCMVREFFGEYKDLFIHSLGHGVGLEVHEEPRISCRVSDKEDVILKEGMIITIEPGLYLKDHFGVRIEDLYLVKKQGFKKLSSAKIPKY is encoded by the coding sequence ATGAATAATAGAATCAGCAGATTTTTAAAGTATATGGAAAATGAGGGTATAAAAAAGGTAGTAGTTTTAAAGAAGGAAAACATTAACTATTTTTTAGGTAAGTATTTTACAAGCTTTTCAGCCCTGGTTTTTGAAGATCAGGCATATCTTTATGTTGGAAATCTTGATAAGGATTATGCAGAAGAACTCTTCAACTTTTTAGAGGTTAGAGAATTTAAGAGTTGGAGGGATCTGTTTAACGGATGTGATGGTGTTGAAGAGTACCTTCCTATTACATATTTAAAATACCTTAAAAAAGATTATAAAATAATATCTAAGAAAATAAAAGAGATGAGAATGATAAAAGACAGTGAAGAAGTAAAAAATATTGAAAAAGCTGCCAAGATTAGCGATAAAGCGATAGAGTGGATTTATAAAAATTTAGACGAAGTAAGAAAAATGACAGAAATAGATGTTGTGGCAGAGATCGAGTATATTATGAAAAAACATGGATCAATAAAGCCAGCATTTGATTCAATAGTAATATCTGGAAGAAAAACATCGTTTCCTCATGCATTACCAACAAACGATCGTATAAATGATATTTTATTAGTGGATATAGGGGCAGTTTATAATGGCTACTGTTCTGATATAACAAGAACATTTTTACTTGAAAATAAAAATACTGAATATAAAAATAGAGATTCTAACCTGAATATTGAAAAAACATATGAATTAGTTTACGAAGCGAAAAGATATGCAGAAGAGCATTTAAAAGATGGAATTTCAGCGAGATCTCTTGATTGTATGGTTAGGGAGTTTTTTGGAGAATATAAAGATCTGTTTATACATTCGTTAGGACATGGAGTTGGTTTAGAAGTCCACGAGGAGCCGAGAATATCTTGTAGGGTTAGCGATAAGGAAGATGTAATTTTAAAAGAAGGGATGATAATAACAATAGAGCCGGGATTGTATTTAAAAGATCATTTTGGTGTTAGGATAGAAGATCTCTACTTGGTAAAAAAACAGGGATTTAAAAAATTGTCCTCTGCCAAAATTCCAAAGTATTAA
- a CDS encoding prefoldin subunit beta: MELPPQIQAQLMQLQQLQQQLQMILMQKQSVETELKECKKALEELEKSTSDEVYKLVGGLFIKRKKEEVKKELEEKVETLELRIKTLEKQEEKLQARLKELQEKIQKMIPTAQ; this comes from the coding sequence ATGGAATTACCTCCTCAAATTCAGGCACAATTGATGCAGTTGCAACAATTACAGCAACAGTTGCAGATGATTTTAATGCAGAAGCAGAGTGTTGAAACAGAACTAAAAGAGTGTAAAAAGGCATTAGAAGAATTAGAAAAATCGACAAGTGATGAGGTCTACAAATTGGTAGGCGGTCTTTTCATTAAAAGAAAAAAAGAGGAAGTTAAAAAAGAACTCGAAGAAAAGGTAGAAACATTAGAGTTAAGAATAAAAACATTAGAAAAACAGGAAGAAAAATTACAGGCAAGATTAAAAGAGTTGCAAGAAAAAATTCAAAAAATGATACCAACTGCACAGTAA
- a CDS encoding CBS domain-containing protein, whose amino-acid sequence MKIKEVMNKNFINVSPNDIGGEVVQLLYEEHKNYAPVIEDGKLVGWITALDLLMGCKHSKIEDLMLLIDEVKVLKEEDEITDDLINEMIKNEDVAYPVVNDKDEVVGTLSVFDLLKTYKN is encoded by the coding sequence ATGAAAATTAAAGAGGTTATGAATAAGAACTTTATAAACGTCTCTCCGAACGATATTGGTGGAGAGGTTGTTCAACTTTTATATGAGGAACATAAAAACTACGCCCCAGTTATTGAGGATGGGAAATTAGTTGGCTGGATAACTGCTCTTGATCTGCTTATGGGTTGTAAGCACTCAAAGATAGAGGATTTAATGCTATTGATTGATGAGGTAAAAGTTTTGAAAGAGGAGGATGAGATAACTGATGATCTTATAAATGAGATGATAAAAAACGAAGATGTTGCTTATCCAGTAGTTAATGATAAAGATGAGGTTGTTGGAACGTTAAGCGTGTTTGATTTACTAAAAACTTATAAAAACTGA
- a CDS encoding DsrE/DsrF/TusD sulfur relay family protein: protein MKFTVIITEAPYGKERAYSALRFALTALLEGVDVNIFLLENGVYVAKTEQNPSDVPNYLELLKNAIDLGAVVKVCGPCCKARGLKEEDLIEGAKLATMHDLIAFVKESDNVITF from the coding sequence ATGAAGTTTACTGTAATTATCACAGAGGCACCTTATGGAAAAGAGAGAGCTTATTCAGCGTTAAGATTTGCGTTAACTGCCTTATTGGAAGGTGTTGATGTAAACATTTTTTTACTTGAAAATGGTGTTTATGTTGCGAAAACTGAACAAAATCCTTCCGATGTTCCTAACTATTTAGAGTTGTTGAAAAATGCAATCGACTTAGGAGCTGTTGTTAAAGTTTGTGGACCATGTTGTAAGGCAAGAGGACTAAAAGAAGAGGATTTAATTGAAGGGGCTAAATTAGCTACAATGCATGATTTAATTGCCTTTGTAAAGGAAAGTGATAATGTCATCACATTTTAG
- a CDS encoding sulfurtransferase TusA family protein, whose translation MKTLDVKGDVCPVPVLKTKKALEELEEGEELEVIGDYKPALENIKRFVENNGYTVVLAEETEDGFRIVIKK comes from the coding sequence ATGAAAACCCTTGATGTTAAAGGAGATGTTTGTCCAGTTCCAGTTTTAAAAACAAAAAAAGCGTTAGAAGAGTTAGAAGAAGGAGAGGAGTTAGAAGTGATAGGTGATTACAAACCTGCTTTGGAGAATATAAAAAGATTCGTTGAGAATAACGGATACACTGTTGTATTAGCAGAAGAAACCGAAGATGGATTCAGAATTGTAATTAAAAAATAA
- a CDS encoding chorismate pyruvate-lyase family protein — protein sequence MIVYKEIAKLNRIFPLLNEEKILLGTDGSITNILEILFEDACSVETIKQVILNNTNYREVVLKVNEIPLVYAISKTPFKNIEEENLREEIKKDLLSADIPIGKIIRKHNLETRREIIKIGIAEINSDLKKILKTSHNRLPKRTYNIIYKNKILMEITEVFAIRGKL from the coding sequence ATGATCGTATATAAGGAGATTGCCAAATTAAACAGAATATTTCCTCTCTTAAACGAAGAAAAAATACTATTAGGAACTGATGGAAGCATAACAAACATTTTAGAGATATTATTTGAAGATGCTTGTTCAGTTGAGACGATAAAGCAAGTAATTCTTAACAATACAAATTATAGAGAAGTGGTTCTTAAAGTTAATGAGATCCCTCTTGTTTATGCAATTTCAAAAACACCATTTAAAAATATCGAGGAGGAAAATCTTAGAGAGGAGATAAAAAAAGACCTTCTCTCTGCCGATATTCCCATTGGAAAGATTATAAGAAAACACAACTTAGAAACAAGAAGAGAGATAATCAAGATTGGGATCGCTGAAATAAATAGCGACCTAAAAAAAATCCTAAAAACCAGCCATAACAGATTACCAAAAAGGACATATAATATAATTTACAAAAATAAAATATTGATGGAAATAACAGAAGTATTTGCAATTCGAGGAAAGTTGTAA
- a CDS encoding DHH family phosphoesterase, giving the protein MASSEKLIEYLKRDEILFLCHHNADPDAIGSCVALKYLASYLNPQGTFKISADSVSKISRNILNEIGEHIDVEIYPKLPKTVFIVDTSSINQLKVNFEELKKRDVIIIDHHKKTDLAEVSKFHIIEENRPSTSEIIAEIFKELSIFPPKYVRIALLCGIVYDTKHLKLANQKTFDIISYLIKGISFQKILYLLSQESDSSKRTAHLKACSRMEIREVDGIKVALSYVSSHEASCAKTIVSIGADVSFVVAVRKKEKEIRVSARCRKHVSKYVHMGDLMEELGKELKGSGGGHSEAGGLNAPYDRSKSKDEIIKEVLDLCYRRFVEKYKTAKTRDNKMYNKM; this is encoded by the coding sequence ATGGCCTCATCTGAAAAACTGATAGAATACTTAAAGAGAGATGAGATTCTCTTTTTATGCCACCACAATGCAGATCCCGATGCAATTGGAAGCTGTGTGGCTTTGAAATATCTTGCCTCATATTTAAACCCCCAGGGAACATTTAAAATTTCCGCAGATTCGGTTAGCAAAATTTCAAGAAATATATTAAACGAGATTGGAGAACATATAGATGTAGAGATATATCCAAAATTACCGAAAACTGTTTTTATTGTTGATACTTCTTCAATTAATCAGCTTAAAGTTAACTTTGAAGAGTTAAAGAAAAGAGACGTTATAATAATAGACCACCATAAAAAAACAGATCTGGCAGAGGTTTCTAAATTTCATATAATTGAAGAGAACCGCCCCTCAACATCAGAAATTATTGCTGAAATATTTAAAGAACTTAGTATATTTCCTCCAAAATACGTAAGAATTGCCCTTCTATGTGGAATTGTATATGATACGAAACACTTAAAACTTGCCAATCAAAAAACCTTTGATATAATAAGTTATCTGATAAAAGGAATTAGTTTTCAAAAAATACTATATCTCCTCTCTCAAGAGAGCGATTCCAGCAAAAGAACAGCCCACTTAAAAGCATGTAGTAGAATGGAGATCAGAGAAGTTGATGGAATAAAAGTAGCATTATCATACGTGAGTTCTCACGAGGCCTCCTGTGCAAAAACGATTGTAAGTATTGGGGCGGATGTTTCTTTTGTTGTGGCAGTTAGGAAGAAAGAGAAGGAGATAAGAGTAAGTGCAAGATGTAGAAAGCACGTTTCAAAGTATGTCCACATGGGAGATCTTATGGAAGAATTGGGAAAAGAGCTTAAAGGAAGCGGAGGGGGACATAGTGAAGCAGGGGGTTTAAATGCTCCTTATGATAGATCTAAGAGTAAAGATGAGATTATAAAGGAAGTGCTGGATCTCTGTTATAGAAGATTTGTGGAGAAGTATAAAACAGCAAAAACAAGAGATAATAAGATGTATAATAAGATGTAA